In Dermacentor silvarum isolate Dsil-2018 chromosome 2, BIME_Dsil_1.4, whole genome shotgun sequence, the following proteins share a genomic window:
- the LOC119440507 gene encoding solute carrier family 22 member 7, whose amino-acid sequence MDLFLPRRLAAADLLTSECFDCQEGFGDGVFQRRLLILTAVTIFLLNGNAVLLPLISHDVDHWCKRPAAYNVSVDAWKNDAIPVGADGRHSRCHVFENPGDSPNDTSNVVECYEWDYDQAQASTSVISVWNMVCHRRALLAAAMAAQHAGSGVFLLLSGAAADLFGRMPVQLVVATATIASTVAGCLAPNYALYTLAQFFVSGCVAASSAMTVLVCFEVTVHEHRPLYLIFAATASFVLGDLWFVIITSLQISWALKQAVFLSPTLLLLATFGAAQESPRWLIAKGNLKEAKATMLIAAEMNRFSFAGTACLLDKLMLKRDRWKYRNCAAYSTVKQGPLLDAASVRRRALIMFAVQFSLMFAVFTDVISMVARSDDSEGSSGWFMGAAFVGSLLSYAAMHTAVTRFALVKVFSVASLVAGCTHCLLTFVVSFHPAATVLLALSRGILVVAIVVSVAYIMETVPTAVRGVALCWALASGSIGALCASSTLVLQQLGREDVAFAMAALLLLVSLFVISDLPASSAVECKVTDAATRRQPSISSKVSIDHMKKTLEQCPLEKYSSMVSKSTTRSKRSMSDGSLRLSSSHSIPHQF is encoded by the coding sequence ATGGACCTTTTTCTCCCGCGGCGACTCGCAGCCGCCGACCTCCTGACGAGTGAATGCTTCGACTGCCAGGAAGGTTTCGGCGACGGAGTTTTCCAGAGGCGGCTGCTGATCCTCACCGCCGTCACCATCTTCCTGCTGAACGGTAACGCCGTACTGCTACCCCTAATCTCGCACGACGTGGACCATTGGTGCAAGAGACCGGCCGCATACAACGTCTCGGTGGACGCCTGGAAGAACGATGCCATACCGGTGGGCGCCGACGGACGCCACAGTCGTTGCCACGTATTCGAGAACCCCGGTGACTCGCCGAACGACACTAGCAATGTGGTCGAGTGCTACGAGTGGGACTACGACCAAGCACAAGCCTCGACCTCAGTCATAAGCGTCTGGAACATGGTTTGCCACAGGCGCGCCTTGCTCGCCGCCGCAATGGCTGCGCAGCACGCGGGTTCCGGCGTGTTCCTGCTGCTGTCGGGTGCCGCGGCCGACCTATTCGGCAGGATGCCTGTTCAGCTCGTGGTCGCGACGGCTACGATTGCGTCGACAGTAGCTGGATGCCTGGCCCCCAACTACGCGCTTTACACCTTGGCGCAGTTTTTCGTATCCGGCTGTGTGGCTGCGAGCTCCGCCATGACCGTGCTCGTCTGCTTCGAGGTTACCGTCCACGAACACAGGCCGTTGTACCTCATCTTCGCTGCGACAGCGAGCTTCGTGCTGGGCGACCTATGGTTTGTGATCATTACGAGCCTGCAGATAAGCTGGGCCTTGAAACAAGCCGTGTTTCTCTCGCCGACACTGCTTCTACTCGCAACGTTCGGAGCCGCGCAAGAATCGCCGCGCTGGCTCATCGCCAAGGGCAATCTGAAAGAGGCCAAGGCCACGATGCTGATCGCGGCCGAGATGAACCGCTTTTCCTTCGCCGGCACAGCCTGCCTTCTCGACAAACTGATGCTGAAGAGGGATCGCTGGAAGTACCGGAACTGTGCCGCCTACTCCACCGTCAAACAAGGCCCGTTGCTCGACGCCGCCTCGGTTCGGCGGCGAGCGTTGATTATGTTCGCCGTCCAGTTCTCGCTGATGTTCGCCGTCTTCACAGACGTCATATCAATGGTGGCGCGAAGCGACGACAGCGAGGGCAGCAGTGGTTGGTTCATGGGTGCCGCGTTCGTTGGCAGCCTGCTCAGCTACGCAGCCATGCACACTGCGGTCACCCGCTTTGCTCTGGTGAAGGTGTTCAGCGTGGCTTCCTTGGTGGCCGGCTGCACCCACTGTCTGCTCACTTTCGTCGTAAGCTTCCATCCGGCGGCCACCGTTCTACTGGCGCTCTCGCGTGGAATCCTTGTCGTAGCCATCGTCGTCAGCGTCGCGTACATCATGGAGACAGTCCCTACGGCCGTGCGCGGTGTGGCCCTGTGCTGGGCCCTCGCTAGTGGCAGCATCGGCGCCCTCTGCGCCAGTTCAACGCTGGTGTTACAGCAGCTCGGCCGTGAGGACGTAGCGTTTGCCATGGCGGCGCTCTTGCTCTTGGTGTCGCTGTTTGTGATATCCGACCTGCCCGCTTCCTCTGCTGTCGAGTGCAAGGTCACCGATGCCGCGACGAGGCGGCAGCCCTCGATCTCAAGCAAGGTCTCCATAGACCACATGAAGAAGACGCTGGAACAGTGCCCCCTAGAGAAGTACAGCTCGATGGTTTCCAAGTCGACCACCAGGAGCAAGAGAAGCATGTCGGATGGTTCGCTGCGCTTGTCTTCGTCCCACAGCATACCGCACCAGTTCTga